In Nostoc edaphicum CCNP1411, the sequence TATGCTAGGAAATTCACAGCAGCGGCCATCAATCAATTCCCGTCGGACTGTTGCATTCTTGAGATTAAGATAAAATCGCCAAAGTTGTCCAGGTGATAGCGCCTCAAAATCAACTTCCCGAAAATCGCTTTTAGGTTCCACTTCTGGTAAATCTTGGTAGCAAATGGAGTCAATCAAAACTTCCTCTCCCACCTCAAAAGCATTAACATGGTGGAAGACGAAACCCGACTGAGTTTCCAGAATTTTCATCTCTTCTTGCCCTTCTTTAGGGAAGCGGGGAATAATTAGAATTTGAGTTGGCTGATTTGGCTGAAATTTAATACATTCTCCTGCTGCACGTATTCCCAAGGCGAAAGGTATGGGATTGAAGGTGACAGGATTTTGAAAGAAGATACAGTAATTGGGAGTAATTACGAAATCGTGAATAAAACAGAAACCTGGAACCTTATGAGCGTGCCGTCTGATAATTTCACCGGTTGGGTTTAGCTCAAAGATATTAATAGTGGTAGATAATCCTGGCTTAATTGAGAAATTTACCAGGCAAGATGCACCTCCATCTTGATCGCAATTTTTTTCCAAACGGGGATGTGCAGCGAAAGCGTCACCTGGTGATAAAACACCATTAAAATATTCATTCCCCAAGGTTTCAAGAGTATAGGGATCGAGGCGATGTGCTTCAGAACCTTCCCATAGTGCTAGCAGTTTACCACCCCAATAGATAACATTTGTATTAGCAATATTTTTGAGTTTGAAGTCAAAGATATTAGCTAG encodes:
- a CDS encoding carotenoid oxygenase family protein is translated as MQSFKSQESLVTEKSYTRADWQGGYQSLTQEFDYWIDDIEGQIPTELQGTLFRNGPGLLDVNGQFLHHPFDGDGMISKITFTNGRAHFRNRFVRTTGYLAEQKAGKILYRGTFGTQKPGGWLANIFDFKLKNIANTNVIYWGGKLLALWEGSEAHRLDPYTLETLGNEYFNGVLSPGDAFAAHPRLEKNCDQDGGASCLVNFSIKPGLSTTINIFELNPTGEIIRRHAHKVPGFCFIHDFVITPNYCIFFQNPVTFNPIPFALGIRAAGECIKFQPNQPTQILIIPRFPKEGQEEMKILETQSGFVFHHVNAFEVGEEVLIDSICYQDLPEVEPKSDFREVDFEALSPGQLWRFYLNLKNATVRRELIDGRCCEFPSIHPANVGHLYRYLYIGAAHAETGNAPLQALLKIDLESGERQVWSAAPRGFVGEPIFVPRPGSEKEDDGWVLALVYDAAHHRSDMVILDASDFSKGVIARLHLKHHIPYGLHGSFTSEVFGEI